The following coding sequences are from one Gossypium hirsutum isolate 1008001.06 chromosome A12, Gossypium_hirsutum_v2.1, whole genome shotgun sequence window:
- the LOC107946794 gene encoding protein BASIC PENTACYSTEINE7, which yields MKMRSYSDKNVMPETEIGSTGSPFSWLYHYNPTSKPGFSSLQRTGIHHEPGLIVSPIRTIAATTESGNNNDLGTKTTKVGKQKSSVKGSNQIAPKVLGPKQPMKKPSLPKKGKGASIPETKREKKNPNINLDGTKFDFSGVPSPICSCTGVARVCYKWGASGWQSSCCTINISECPLPMSPTRPGARVAGRKMSNGAYFKLLLRLAAEGYDLSHPVDLKDHWARHGTNKFVTIK from the coding sequence AACTGAAATAGGATCAACCGGTTCACCTTTTTCTTGGCTTTATCATTACAACCCCACATCCAAACCTGGCTTTAGTTCTCTGCAACGAACTGGAATACACCATGAACCTGGTCTTATTGTTTCTCCCATTCGTACCATTGCTGCCACAACTGAATCAGGGAACAACAATGATTTGGGGACCAAAACTACAAAGGTGGGGAAACAGAAGTCTTCTGTGAAGGGTTCTAATCAAATAGCTCCCAAGGTTCTGGGACCAAAGCAGCCCATGAAGAAACCCTCTCTTCCTAAGAAGGGAAAGGGAGCAAGCATTCCGGAAACCAAACGCGAGAAGAAAAATCCCAACATCAATCTTGATGGAACGAAGTTTGATTTCTCTGGGGTGCCTTCCCCCATTTGCTCTTGTACTGGTGTTGCAAGAGTGTGCTACAAGTGGGGTGCCAGTGGTTGGCAATCCTCATGTTGTACCATCAATATATCAGAATGTCCACTTCCCATGAGTCCCACCAGGCCTGGTGCTCGTGTGGCTGGGAGAAAAATGAGCAATGGAGCATATTTCAAACTTCTTCTGAGACTTGCAGCTGAAGGATATGATCTTTCTCATCCTGTTGACTTGAAAGACCACTGGGCTAGGCATGGTACAAACAAGTTCGTTACAATCAAATAG
- the LOC107946792 gene encoding phosphoribulokinase, chloroplastic produces the protein MAVCSAYTTQSLHSTCSISTPAKTHLGFHQKQVVFYRRSSKRGGSGSSSGPCVITCSAGDSQTVVIGLAADSGCGKSTFMRRLTSVFGGAAEPPKGGNPDSNTLISDMTTVICLDDYHSLDRTGRKEKGVTALDPRANDFDLMYEQVKAIKSGVAVDKPIYNHVTGLLDPPELIKPPKILVIEGLHPMFDERVRDLLDFSIYLDISNEVKFAWKIQRDMAERGHSLESIRASIEARKPDFDAYIDPQKKYADAVIEVLPTQLIPDDNEGKVLRVRLIMKEGVKHFSPVYLFDEGSTISWIPCGRKLTCSYPGIKFHYGPDTYFGNEVSILEMDGQFDRLDELIYVESHLSNISTRFYGEVTQQMLKHADFPGSNNGTGLFQTIVGLKIRDLYEQITSSKTAAPLEATKA, from the exons ATGGCAGTTTGCTCAGCATACACCACCCAGTCCCTCCATTCAACGTGTTCAATCTCCACACCAGCGAAAACCCATTTAGGTTTTCACCAAAAGCAAGTAGTTTTCTATAGGAGAAGCAGCAAGAGAGGTGGCAGCGGCAGCAGCAGCGGCCCATGCGTGATAACATGCTCGGCCGGTGATTCACAAACAGTTGTGATTGGTTTGGCCGCAGACTCAGGATGTGGGAAGAGTACCTTTATGAGGAGGCTAACAAGTGTGTTTGGTGGTGCAGCCGAGCCACCGAAGGGAGGCAACCCTGATTCAAACACGCTCATTAGCGATATGACCACTGTGATATGCTTAGATGATTACCATTCACTCGACAGAACTGGAAGGAAAGAGAAGGGGGTGACAGCACTTGACCCAAGAGCTAACGACTTTGACCTCATGTATGAGCAAGTTAAGGCTATCAAGAGCGGTGTTGCTGTGGACAAGCCTATCTACAACCATGTTACTGGTCTCTTAGATCCTCCTGAGCTCATCAAGCCTCCTAAGATCCTTGTCATCGAAGGACTACACCCTAT GTTCGATGAGCGTGTGAGGGATCTGTTGGACTTCAGCATCTATTTGGACATCAGCAATGAGGTCAAATTTGCATGGAAAATTCAG AGGGACATGGCTGAGAGAGGGCACAGCCTTGAAAGCATTAGAGCTAGTATTGAAGCCAGGAAACCCGATTTCGATGCCTATATTG ATCCCCAAAAGAAATATGCTGATGCAGTGATCGAAGTGCTGCCAACTCAGCTCATTCCAGACGACAATGAAGGGAAGGTTTTGAGAGTTAGGTTGATAATGAAAGAAGGGGTTAAGCATTTCAGTCCTGTTTATCTGTTTGATGAAGGCTCAACCATCTCATGGATACCATGCGGAAGGAAGCTCACTTGCTCTTACCCTGGCATCAAATTCCACTATGGCCCTGACACTTACTTTGGCAACGAG GTTTCTATTCTGGAGATGGACGGCCAATTTGATAGATTAGATGAACTTATTTATGTTGAAAGCCATTTGAGCAACATCTCCACCAGGTTCTATGGAGAAGTCACCCAGCAAATGTTGAAGCATGCGGATTTCCCAGGAAGTAACAACGGAACTGGCCTCTTCCAGACCATTGTCGGATTGAAGATAAGAGATCTCTATGAGCAAATTACTTCCAGCAAAACTGCAGCTCCACTAGAAGCAACAAAAGCCTAA